The proteins below come from a single Mercenaria mercenaria strain notata chromosome 3, MADL_Memer_1, whole genome shotgun sequence genomic window:
- the LOC123524041 gene encoding uncharacterized protein LOC123524041 isoform X2 has translation MPKIRPSEAKGGKRRKPKDADSRMARLIATALAKDKNTMQELKDLINKQETDDEDVQTQREDGRRSFKPCTFPGQGPNSNTSRNVTIDVTKVREQLIASSLAATTRKTYERFWERFSNFVKNNHSSSSCFPATSDVVSLSIAHLHSLQFAPSTISSHLSAITYFHLVSGFDDPCNTFIIRRMILGCRKSRYQKDSRLPLLKKQVDLLLNATKHIFRTNRFLRVLYRAIILVTFHGFFRMGELLPSKLSNCGNVVQFGHVAMVSPSIKLQLHCHKMRKSDKPVNIIIPPQKRSCPVASLKSYLSLRGYSDGPLFISSTNEPITLARFRSVFNELLTFSKLSTKLYKLHSFRIGGCTQAIVSGIPEAEVMKMGRWKSHAFRRYIRIPNLKMASKCPSRKSE, from the exons ATGCCTAAAATAAGGCCCTCAGAGGCAAAAGGTGGAAAACGCCGGAAACCAAAAGACGCAGATAGCCGTATGGCTAGACTTATAGCAACTGCCCTTGCAAAAGACAAAAACACAATGCAGGAACTAAAAGATCTTATAAACAAGCAGGAGACTGATGACGAGGATGTGCAAACACAAAGAGAAGATG GTAGACGAAGCTTTAAGCCTTGCACCTTTCCTGGACAAGGACCCAACAGCAATACCTCTAGAAATGTCACCATTGATGTTACTAAAGTGAGGGAACAGTTAATAGCCTCTTCCTTAGCCGCCACTACTAGAAAAACTTATGAACGGTTTTGGGAACGCTTCTCGAATTTTGTGAAAAACAATCACAGTTCTTCAAGCTGCTTTCCAGCAACGTCAGACGTTGTATCTTTGTCTATAGCTCACTTACACTCCTTACAGTTTGCCCCTTCGACTATTAGCAGTCATCTTTCTGCGATAACCTACTTTCACCTAGTTTCTGGTTTTGATGACCCTTGTAACACATTCATTATACGCCGCATGATACTTGGCTGTCGTAAATCACGTTACCAGAAAGATTCACGTCTTCCCCTTCTCAAGAAACAGGTAGACCTGTTATTAAACGCAACAAAGCATATTTTTAGGACAAACAGATTTCTACGGGTCCTATACCGGGCCATAATTCTTGTCACTTTCCATGGATTTTTCAGGATGGGAGAACTCCTCCCTTCTAAACTGAGCAACTGTGGGAATGTCGTACAGTTTGGCCATGTTGCAATGGTATCGCCATCAATTAAATTACAACTTCACTGCCATAAAATGAGAAAGTCTGACAAacctgttaacataattatcccTCCACAAAAACGTTCTTGCCCAGTAGCTTCCTTGAAATCATACCTGTCCCTGAGAGGTTACTCAGATGGTCCTCTCTTTATCTCCTCAACAAATGAACCAATTACGCTGGCACGTTTTCGCAGTGTTTTCAACGAATTGCTAACATTCTCCAAGTTATCAACTAAACTGTACAAACTCCATAGCTTCAGAATAGGGGGTTGTACCCAGGCAATCGTATCTGGTATCCCTGAGGCCGAAGTTATGAAAATGGGCCGTTGGAAATCTCATGCTTTCAGACGTTATATCAGAATACCAAATTTAAAAATGGCATCTAAGTGTCCTTCTAGGAAGTCAGAATGA
- the LOC123524041 gene encoding uncharacterized protein LOC123524041 isoform X1, with amino-acid sequence MAPPSSFHHISCSAKVTAGTTSVSVPALNKSVMSSINVPTVKDQPMVPPNVTDQLASVSQQNLRNIPPKTDFLLPTPISAKRLAWYLSGYDRGKTSKLVTGFTAGFPLGTVGSIPPRTASNHRSTLEHISFVQDKLSKEITDKRIKGPYLSPPLPNFVCSPLGVVPKKTPNSYRLIHDLSFSRSLPSVNSMIPKENSTVTLETFDHVSALVLQSGRNSLVSKVDIEEAFRIVPITPLDYNKLGFTFQGRYYFDTVLPMGASSSVAIFESLAQSIQWILQNKCNVSKVSHIIDDFIFVGAPDSSECKIALDAFISLASDIGIPIKHDKTVMPTTQIVVHGIHIDTSTLMASLPDEKVTTLQQILFSCKKKRKVTLKQLQSVIGHLNFACKVIKPGRCFLRRLHDLTVGKTKGYHYIKLTKDSRADLDLWYTFLQKYNGCTLLTNDRFVSSVTLKLHSDAASTKGFACTHLTSWTFGAFPNEVKGHHINILELYPIALAVFLFGHQWENKNVCFVCDNLAVVYCLNKQTSKDSTMMKLIRIIVLKALECNFCFQSSHIPTSKNTICDKLSRFQVDEALSLAPFLDKDPTAIPLEMSPLMLLK; translated from the coding sequence ATGGCTCCGCCTTCAAGCTTCCACCACATATCATGTTCCGCAAAGGTTACTGCTGGGACTACCAGCGTCTCAGTTCCTGCCCTAAACAAAAGTGTAATGTCCTCCATCAATGTGCCAACTGTGAAGGACCAACCCATGGTGCCTCCAAATGTAACAGACCAGCTAGCCAGCGTAAGCCAACAGAATCTTCGAAACATCCCTCCAAAAACTGACTTTCTGCTACCTACCCCAATATCTGCTAAGCGTTTGGCTTGGTATCTTTCAGGTTACGACAGAGGTAAAACCTCTAAACTGGTAACAGGTTTCACTGCTGGTTTCCCATTGGGCACTGTAGGTTCCATCCCACCAAGAACTGCATCAAATCACCGTTCTACTTTAGAACACATTTCCTTTGTTCAAGATAAGCTAAGCAAAGAAATTACTGATAAACGTATCAAAGGGCCATACCTGTCCCCTCCCTTACCAAATTTTGTCTGTAGTCCTCTTGGTGTTGTACCAAAAAAGACACCGAACAGTTACCGTCTCATTCATGACCTATCCTTCTCAAGAAGCTTACCTTCCGTAAACTCTATGATACCGAAGGAAAATTCTACAGTAACATTAGAAACCTTTGATCACGTTTCTGCATTGGTCCTGCAATCTGGGAGAAATTCCCTGGTCTCTAAGGTTGATATTGAAGAAGCTTTTCGTATTGTCCCTATCACACCTTTAGATTACAATAAGCTTGGATTTACCTTCCAAGGCCGTTACTACTTTGACACAGTTTTACCTATGGGAGCTTCCTCTTCGGTAGCTATATTTGAATCCTTAGCACAAAGTATTCAATGGATCTTACAGAACAAATGCAATGTTTCCAAAGTCTCGCATATCATAGATGACTTCATTTTTGTAGGGGCTCCGGACTCGTCAGAATGCAAAATAGCCCTTGATGCCTTTATAAGCTTAGCAAGTGATATTGGTATTCCTATCAAACACGATAAGACTGTGATGCCGACTACTCAAATAGTAGTACATGGTATACACATTGATACCTCCACTCTTATGGCAAGTCTCCCTGACGAAAAAGTTACTACACTGCAACAGATCCTTTTCAGTTGTAAAAAGAAACGAAAAGTTACCTTAAAGCAGTTGCAGTCTGTTATAGGCCATCTTAATTTTGCGTGCAAGGTAATCAAGCCTGGTCGATGTTTCCTTCGTAGACTACATGACCTCACTGTTGGCAAAACCAAGGGTTACCACTACATTAAGCTAACTAAAGACAGTCGTGCAGACCTAGATCTCTGGTATACATTCCTGCAAAAATACAATGGCTGCACACTTTTAACAAATGACAGATTTGTCTCTTCGGTCACTTTGAAACTTCACTCAGATGCCGCAAGTACAAAAGGTTTTGCTTGCACTCATTTAACATCATGGACCTTTGGAGCCTTCCCCAATGAAGTTAAAGGGCACCACATAAACATTTTAGAACTGTACCCAATAGCTCTAGCTGTTTTCCTTTTTGGTCACCAATGGGAGAATAAGAATGTATGTTTTGTGTGTGATAACCTGGCAGTGGTATATTGCCTCAATAAACAGACTTCTAAGGATTCTACTATGATGAAACTGATCCGCATCATAGTTCTAAAGGCTTTAGAATGCAACTTCTGTTTTCAGTCATCCCACATACCTACTTCCAAGAACACTATTTGTGACAAACTTTCCCGCTTTCAGGTAGACGAAGCTTTAAGCCTTGCACCTTTCCTGGACAAGGACCCAACAGCAATACCTCTAGAAATGTCACCATTGATGTTACTAAAGTGA